A region from the Nitrospirota bacterium genome encodes:
- a CDS encoding caspase family protein — MLLKVCKYFLLIFNFLIITGCATSPYGKDATVGWFHGGDYKIRVITTPEGARVYADGNYVCMSPCSVMAYTAQVLSITKPISSPKTIRIEKEGYLTREIQLNSRWDLEKFGILRLTLSQMDQKINKLSDISSQIPVSTLWRAPRITRVLSVGVGNFRDASIPQVENAASDARYFSSFAQSVGIPQENITSLSNEQATRSDITDAILKLKMATTESSETAILYFSGHGAPVVKDGNVIDAALVPYDARESSLEFTGIRLSTLKEMLSNTRGNWIVILDACFTGKEGRSLMAKNIKGITIVPKGFKAVQDTGENSWWVTATSSDNFANDFSKEKRGLFTYYFVKALAGEKGVDANKDGLISLKEAFDWTRAEVRDVSAKSLGRPQIPELIGEGDVILTMPKQ; from the coding sequence ATGCTATTAAAAGTATGCAAATATTTTCTGTTAATTTTTAATTTTTTAATTATTACAGGCTGTGCAACATCTCCATATGGCAAAGATGCAACTGTCGGTTGGTTTCATGGTGGAGACTACAAAATCCGTGTTATTACAACACCAGAAGGAGCACGTGTCTATGCAGATGGAAATTATGTTTGCATGTCACCATGCTCAGTCATGGCATACACCGCCCAAGTGCTCTCAATCACAAAACCCATTTCTTCTCCCAAAACTATTCGGATAGAAAAAGAAGGTTACTTAACTCGTGAGATACAACTTAATTCTCGTTGGGATCTGGAAAAATTTGGGATTCTTCGTTTAACTCTCTCCCAAATGGATCAAAAAATTAATAAATTATCTGATATTTCATCTCAAATCCCTGTCTCCACCCTCTGGCGTGCACCCCGTATAACAAGAGTGCTGTCAGTGGGCGTAGGAAATTTCAGGGATGCCTCCATCCCGCAGGTTGAAAATGCCGCATCTGATGCCCGGTATTTTTCATCATTTGCACAGTCAGTAGGCATCCCGCAGGAAAATATCACATCCCTTTCCAATGAACAGGCAACACGCAGTGATATTACAGACGCAATTCTCAAATTAAAGATGGCGACTACAGAATCCTCTGAAACGGCCATTCTCTATTTTTCAGGTCATGGAGCGCCTGTAGTCAAAGACGGCAATGTCATAGATGCCGCACTTGTCCCCTATGATGCCAGAGAAAGCAGTCTTGAATTTACAGGCATAAGACTGTCCACCCTGAAAGAAATGCTCTCCAATACCAGAGGCAACTGGATTGTGATTCTTGATGCCTGTTTTACCGGCAAAGAAGGCAGAAGCCTTATGGCAAAGAACATTAAAGGAATAACAATAGTGCCAAAGGGATTTAAGGCTGTTCAGGATACAGGCGAGAATTCCTGGTGGGTGACAGCCACAAGCAGCGACAACTTTGCCAATGACTTTTCAAAGGAAAAACGTGGGCTTTTTACCTACTATTTTGTCAAGGCGCTTGCCGGCGAAAAAGGAGTTGATGCAAACAAAGACGGTCTTATCAGCCTGAAAGAGGCATTTGACTGGACAAGGGCAGAGGTACGGGATGTCTCTGCAAAGTCACTCGGCCGCCCGCAGATTCCTGAACTGATTGGCGAGGGCGATGTAATACTTACCATGCCAAAACAATGA